One segment of Accipiter gentilis chromosome 26, bAccGen1.1, whole genome shotgun sequence DNA contains the following:
- the CXXC5 gene encoding CXXC-type zinc finger protein 5 isoform X1 → MSNSGSHQDTGNKPETEKNNQDDSQPPVSSERRNKSGIISEPLNKSLKKSRPLSHYSTFGSSSSVSEHSEKGNPLANGNEATVDKSHSTSKHKNISSMLSKLDRVSEISSEGQTALQQFAQSTEMLKRVVQEHLPLASDHGTGISDMEAVSAAETMNGPSDFPYLGAFPINPGLFIMTPAGVFLAESALHMAGLAEYPMQNELASAINSGKKKRKRCGMCPPCRRRINCEQCSSCRNRKTGHQICKFRKCEELKKKPSAALEKVMLPTGAAFRWFQ, encoded by the coding sequence ATGTCAAATTCGGGCTCCCATCAAGACACTGGGAACAAGCCAGAGAcggaaaaaaataaccaagatGACTCTCAACCCCCCGTCAGCTCCGAGAGGAGGAACAAAAGTGGAATAATAAGTGAACCTTTGAACAAAAGTCTTAAGAAGTCCCGTCCACTCTCCCACTATTCCACCTTTGGTAGCAGCAGCTCGGTAAGCGAACATTCAGAGAAAGGCAACCCCTTAGCTAATGGCAACGAAGCGACTGTGGATAAAAGTCATTCTACCTCAAAGCACAAAAATATCTCTAGTATGCTGAGCAAATTAGACCGGGTGTCGGAGATCTCCTCAGAAGGACAGACCGCCCTACAACAGTTTGCTCAGTCGACAGAAATGCTCAAAAGAGTGGTACAGGAGCATCTTCCTCTAGCAAGCGACCACGGGACTGGTATCTCTGACATGGAGGCAGTCTCAGCTGCAGAGACAATGAACGGCCCCTCTGATTTTCCTTACCTGGGGGCTTTTCCCATCAACCCAGGCCTTTTCATTATGACCCCTGCCGGCGTGTTTCTGGCAGAGAGCGCGCTCCATATGGCTGGCTTGGCAGAGTATCCCATGCAGAATGAGTTGGCATCTGCCATCAATTCGGGGAAAAAGAAACGGAAAAGATGCGGCATGTGCCCGCCCTGCCGAAGACGGATAAACTGCGAGCAGTGCAGCAGTTGTAGGAATCGCAAAACTGGCCACCAGATTTGCAAATTCCGAAAATGTGAAGAACTCAAAAAGAAGCCTTCTGCAGCACTGGAG
- the CXXC5 gene encoding CXXC-type zinc finger protein 5 isoform X2: MSNSGSHQDTGNKPETEKNNQDDSQPPVSSERRNKSGIISEPLNKSLKKSRPLSHYSTFGSSSSVSEHSEKGNPLANGNEATVDKSHSTSKHKNISSMLSKLDRVSEISSEGQTALQQFAQSTEMLKRVVQEHLPLASDHGTGISDMEAVSAAETMNGPSDFPYLGAFPINPGLFIMTPAGVFLAESALHMAGLAEYPMQNELASAINSGKKKRKRCGMCPPCRRRINCEQCSSCRNRKTGHQICKFRKCEELKKKPSAALEVMLPTGAAFRWFQ; encoded by the coding sequence ATGTCAAATTCGGGCTCCCATCAAGACACTGGGAACAAGCCAGAGAcggaaaaaaataaccaagatGACTCTCAACCCCCCGTCAGCTCCGAGAGGAGGAACAAAAGTGGAATAATAAGTGAACCTTTGAACAAAAGTCTTAAGAAGTCCCGTCCACTCTCCCACTATTCCACCTTTGGTAGCAGCAGCTCGGTAAGCGAACATTCAGAGAAAGGCAACCCCTTAGCTAATGGCAACGAAGCGACTGTGGATAAAAGTCATTCTACCTCAAAGCACAAAAATATCTCTAGTATGCTGAGCAAATTAGACCGGGTGTCGGAGATCTCCTCAGAAGGACAGACCGCCCTACAACAGTTTGCTCAGTCGACAGAAATGCTCAAAAGAGTGGTACAGGAGCATCTTCCTCTAGCAAGCGACCACGGGACTGGTATCTCTGACATGGAGGCAGTCTCAGCTGCAGAGACAATGAACGGCCCCTCTGATTTTCCTTACCTGGGGGCTTTTCCCATCAACCCAGGCCTTTTCATTATGACCCCTGCCGGCGTGTTTCTGGCAGAGAGCGCGCTCCATATGGCTGGCTTGGCAGAGTATCCCATGCAGAATGAGTTGGCATCTGCCATCAATTCGGGGAAAAAGAAACGGAAAAGATGCGGCATGTGCCCGCCCTGCCGAAGACGGATAAACTGCGAGCAGTGCAGCAGTTGTAGGAATCGCAAAACTGGCCACCAGATTTGCAAATTCCGAAAATGTGAAGAACTCAAAAAGAAGCCTTCTGCAGCACTGGAG